In the Aeromicrobium fastidiosum genome, CATCGCCGGCTTCGGCGTGACGTTCCGGACGATGTTCCGCAAGCCCGTCACCGAGCAGTACCCGTTCACCAAGGTGCCGACCGCGCCGCGCTTCCACGGCCGCCACCAGCTCAACCGCTGGCCCGACGGCCTCGAGAAGTGCATCGGCTGCGAGCTGTGCGCGTGGGCCTGCCCGGCCGATGCGATCTACGTCGAGGGCGCGTCCAACATCGACGACGCCGACGGCTCCGGGCGCTTCAGCCCGGGGGAGCGGTACGGCCGCGTCTACCAGATCAACTACCTGCGCTGCATCCTGTGCGGGCTGTGCATCGAGGCGTGCCCGACGCGTGCGCTGACCATGACCAACGAGTACGAGCTGGCCAACGACAACCGCGCCGACCTCATCTGGGAGAAGGGCGACCTGCTCGCCCCGCTGCTGCCGGGCATGGTCGAGCCGCCGCACGAGATGATGATCAGCGACGACCACCACGACTACTACCGCGGCAAGCAGCTGCCCATCGTCGCGGTGTCGGCGGGTTCGCCAGCCTCAACGGGCGAGACGACGGGCGTGGGGGGCGAGGAGTGACGACCTTCTGGATCCTCGCGCCGATCATGGTGATCGCCGCGCTGGGACTCATCTTCGCCCGCAAGGCCGTGCACGCGGCGCTCGCGCTGGCCGTCGTCATGATCAGCCTCGCCGTCCTCTACGCCGCGCAGGGCGCACCCTTCCTGTTCGCGGTGCAGATCATCGTCTACACCGGCGCGATCATGATGCTGTTCCTGTTCGTCCTGATGCTCGTGGGCGTCGACACCTCGGAGTCGCTGCGCGAGACGATCGGCGGCCAGCGGCTCGCCGCGACCGCGGTCGGCCTGTCGTTCGGCATCGTCATGGTGACGGTCGTGGGCCAGGGCGTGTCATCCTCGGTCGTGGGGCTCAAGGACGCCAATGCCGGCGGCAACGTCGAGGGCCTCGCCGCCTTGATGTTCGGGCCCTACATCCTCGCGGTGCAGTTCACCGCGGCGCTGCTCATCACGGCGGTGCTCGGGGCCATGGTCATGGCGCACCACGAGAGCCTCGTGCCGAGGCGGACGCAGGCCGATCTGGCCCGTCAGCGCATGCGCGACTATGCCGAGTCGGGCGTCCACCCCGGCAACGCGCCCACCCCCGGCGTCTTCGCGCGGCACAACGCCGTCGACACCCCGGCCCTGCTGCCCGATGGCAGCCCGCTGGAGGCGTCGATTTCCGACAGCATCATCGGACGCGGGCAGGTGCGCGACGGCTACGACGAGGCGGTCGAGGAGATGACGCAGCAGCTCGAGGCGTCCGACGGCGAGCGCGACGAGGACGGTGACGGCAAGTGAACGAGTACATCACCCTGTCGATGATCCTGTTCACGATCGGAGCCGTCGGCGTCCTCGTGCGGCGCAACGCGATCATCGTGTTCATGTGCGTCGAGCTGATGCTCAACGCCACCAACCTGGCGTTCGTGAGCTTCTCGCGCCAGCACGGCAACCTCGACGGCCAGCTCGCCGCCTTCTTCGTGATGGTCGTGGCCGCCGCCGAGGTCGTCATCGGCCTGTCCATCATCATCTCCATCTACCGCGCGCGACGGACGACCTCGGTCGACGACGCGAGCCTGCTGAAGTCCTAGGAGCGCCGAGACCGTGTTCGATCTTCAGTGGCTGCTCATCGCCATTCCCCTCGCCTCCGGTGCCCTGCTGCTCATCTGGGGCAAGGAGTCCGACCGTTTCGGCCACCTCATCGGCACCGCGGCGTCCGCGGCCTCGTTCGTGCTCGGCGTGGTGCTGTTCGTCGCCCTGCTGGGTGACGCCGCCGACGACCGGTCGCACGCCACGTCGCTGTTCACCTGGATCGACGCCGGCACGTTCCACGTCGAGATGAGCTTCGTGTACGACCAGCTGTCGGCGCTGTTCGTCCTGCTCATCACGGGCGTCGGCACGCTGATCCACGTCTACTCGATCGGCTACATGGAGCACGACGAGCGGCGACGCCGGTTCTTCGCGTTCCTCAACCTGTTCATCGCCGCGATGCTGACGCTGGTGCTGGCCGGCGACTACCTCGTGCTGTTCCTCGGCTGGGAGGGCGTCGGCCTGGCCTCGTACCTGCTGATCGGCTTCTGGCAGCACAAGCCCAGCGCCGCTGCTGCCGCCAAGAAGGCCTTCGTCGTCAACCGGGTCGGCGACATCGGCATGGCCCTGGCGATCATGCTGATGTTCGCCCAGTTCGGCACCTCGGCGATCGCGGCGGTCAACGCCGCAGCGCCCGGTGCCACCGACGCCGTCACGACCTCACTGGGCCTGCTGCTCCTGCTCGGCGCGTGCGGCAAGTCGGCGCAGGTGCCCCTGCAGAGCTGGCTGCTCGACGCGATGGAGGGCCCCACCCCGGTGTCGGCCCTGATCCACGCGGCCACGATGGTCACCGCCGGCGTCTACCTCGTGGTGCGCAGCAACGCGATCTTCGACGCCTCCGAGGTGGCCCGCACCGCGGTCATGATCGTCGGTCTCGTGACGCTGCTCGCGGGTGCCTGGATCGGTTGCGCGAAGGACGACATCAAGAAGGCGCTGGCCGGCTCGACGATGAGCCAGATCGGCTACATGATGCTCGCCGCGGGACTCGGCCCCGCCGGCTACGCGTTCGCGATCTTCCACCTCATCACGCACGGCTTCTTCAAGGCCAACATGTTCCTCGGTGCCGGGTCGGTCATGCACGGCATGACTGGGCCCGACGGTGAGGGCGACGTCGACATGCGGCACTACGGCGGCTTGCGCACGATGATGCCGGTCACGTTCGCGACGTTCGCCCTCGGCTATCTAGCGATCATCGGCTTCCCGGGGTTCTCCGGCTTCTGGTCCAAGGACAAGATCATCGAGACCGCGTTCGGCGAGAACCTCTGGGTGGGGCTGGGTGCCCTGCTGGGTGCCGGCGTCACGGCGTTCTACATGACGCGCCTCATGATGATGACGTTCTTCGGCGAGCAGCGCTGGAAGGACGACATCCATCCGCATGAGTCCCCGAGGGTCATGACCTGGCCGCTCATCGCGCTCGGAGCGCTGTCGCTGCTGGGCGGCGTGCTGCTGATCGGCGACTGGATCGTCGAGTGGCTCGAGCCCGTCGTCGGCCACGGCGAGCACCACGAGCTGACGATCCCGGCCATCGCGTTGACCGTCATCATCACGCTCGTCGCCGCCTCGGGCGTCGCGCTGGGCTACATCACGTACGGCACGAGGCCCATCGCGGCCGAGACACCGGCCGACAGCTCGGTGTCGGTCCTCGCCCGCGTCGGCCGCCACGAGCTGTACGGCAACGAGATCAACGACGCCGTCGTCGTCCGTCCGACCCGTCACCTGACCCGCTTCCTGGTCTGGTTCGACGGCAAGGGCATCGACGGCTTCGTCACCGGCCTGGCCGACCGCCTCGGCGACACCTCGCAGTTCCTGCGCAAGCCGCAGACCGGCTTCGTCCGTTCCTATGCCCTCACGATGTTCGCTGGCGTGGCCATCGTCGTCCTGTGCCTCCTGGCGGTGACCCTCGCATGATCCTCTCGATCCTCGCCGCGACCCCGATCGTGGGCGCCCTCGTGCTCGCGCTGATGCCGCGCGGCGCGACCCACAGCTCTCACCTGCAGGCCAAGGCCGTCGCCCTCGGCGTCTCGCTCGTCACGCTGGTGCTGTCGCTGGTCGTGCTGGCCCGCTACGAGCCCACCCGGGGCGGCTACCAGCTCACCGAGGAGCACACCTGGATCCAGGCCTTCGGCGC is a window encoding:
- the nuoI gene encoding NADH-quinone oxidoreductase subunit NuoI gives rise to the protein MTNPVKETLWDPIAGFGVTFRTMFRKPVTEQYPFTKVPTAPRFHGRHQLNRWPDGLEKCIGCELCAWACPADAIYVEGASNIDDADGSGRFSPGERYGRVYQINYLRCILCGLCIEACPTRALTMTNEYELANDNRADLIWEKGDLLAPLLPGMVEPPHEMMISDDHHDYYRGKQLPIVAVSAGSPASTGETTGVGGEE
- a CDS encoding NADH-quinone oxidoreductase subunit J, with protein sequence MTTFWILAPIMVIAALGLIFARKAVHAALALAVVMISLAVLYAAQGAPFLFAVQIIVYTGAIMMLFLFVLMLVGVDTSESLRETIGGQRLAATAVGLSFGIVMVTVVGQGVSSSVVGLKDANAGGNVEGLAALMFGPYILAVQFTAALLITAVLGAMVMAHHESLVPRRTQADLARQRMRDYAESGVHPGNAPTPGVFARHNAVDTPALLPDGSPLEASISDSIIGRGQVRDGYDEAVEEMTQQLEASDGERDEDGDGK
- the nuoK gene encoding NADH-quinone oxidoreductase subunit NuoK, yielding MILFTIGAVGVLVRRNAIIVFMCVELMLNATNLAFVSFSRQHGNLDGQLAAFFVMVVAAAEVVIGLSIIISIYRARRTTSVDDASLLKS
- the nuoL gene encoding NADH-quinone oxidoreductase subunit L, with the translated sequence MFDLQWLLIAIPLASGALLLIWGKESDRFGHLIGTAASAASFVLGVVLFVALLGDAADDRSHATSLFTWIDAGTFHVEMSFVYDQLSALFVLLITGVGTLIHVYSIGYMEHDERRRRFFAFLNLFIAAMLTLVLAGDYLVLFLGWEGVGLASYLLIGFWQHKPSAAAAAKKAFVVNRVGDIGMALAIMLMFAQFGTSAIAAVNAAAPGATDAVTTSLGLLLLLGACGKSAQVPLQSWLLDAMEGPTPVSALIHAATMVTAGVYLVVRSNAIFDASEVARTAVMIVGLVTLLAGAWIGCAKDDIKKALAGSTMSQIGYMMLAAGLGPAGYAFAIFHLITHGFFKANMFLGAGSVMHGMTGPDGEGDVDMRHYGGLRTMMPVTFATFALGYLAIIGFPGFSGFWSKDKIIETAFGENLWVGLGALLGAGVTAFYMTRLMMMTFFGEQRWKDDIHPHESPRVMTWPLIALGALSLLGGVLLIGDWIVEWLEPVVGHGEHHELTIPAIALTVIITLVAASGVALGYITYGTRPIAAETPADSSVSVLARVGRHELYGNEINDAVVVRPTRHLTRFLVWFDGKGIDGFVTGLADRLGDTSQFLRKPQTGFVRSYALTMFAGVAIVVLCLLAVTLA